One region of Brachyhypopomus gauderio isolate BG-103 chromosome 9, BGAUD_0.2, whole genome shotgun sequence genomic DNA includes:
- the LOC143522369 gene encoding uncharacterized protein LOC143522369 yields MDYKTMFRDVLVRSQTYEKELQQLEASKHRALEEMQQMFEAELEETTHELDQCRDKLQQQEREFEETKNQMEAESNFELEEMRAQYECRLREEEEKHYYLVDTAAYRKVKIIDLENKIKNKNLEISQLMEYKQKLQEDVQSRDKDIVALKSEIQEKDMIIQDKETHIQDLEWKYQDLEKTKIELDENLKHLKTQIEPREIYLKETEKKIREMTAALKQYKLQNIQLHVSNDELKRILKAKEKELNTERQKVKNGETLGCRIKMDIINCIRVLQEPKKLKETVRKLYEHHVQGSDVCQEEKVSADVQSEFRRQRDYLEKKVASLTRKLAENEQKHKSRYDKLAEENFLLIREINEQRLAQDHVKKQTRAVQTQARGTLSKSSTHHKTMAERAVTQLTSEDKTEQKIQLRRPKIERLKLRGQGLSPPLPALSPSTKLPALKLPALKP; encoded by the exons ATGGACTACAAGACAATGTTCCGGGATGTGCTGGTGAGGTCTCAGACCTACGAGAaggagctgcagcagctggaGGCCAGCAAGCACCGAGCCCTGGAGGAGATGCAGCAGATGTTCGAGGCCGAGCTGGAGGAGACGACGCACGAGTTGGACCAG TGCCGTGACAAGTTGCAGCAGCAGGAGCGCGAGTTTGAGGAGACTAAAAATCAAATGGAGGCGGAAAGCAACTTTGAGCTGGAGGAAATGCGCGCCCAGTACGAGTGCAGGCTGcgcgaggaggaagagaagcATTACTATCTCGTGGACACGGCGGCATACAGAAAGGTCAAG ATTATTGACCTGGAGAACAAaatcaagaacaagaacctggAGATCAGTCAACTAATGGAGTATAAGCAGAAGCTGCAGGAGGATGTCCAGTCACGGGACAAGGACATCGTGGCCCTGAAGTCGGAGATCCAGGAGAAGGACATGATCATCCAGGACAAG gaaacacacattcaggacTTGGAATGGAAGTACCAGGACCTGGAGAAGACTAAGATTGAACTGGATGAAAACCTTAAACATCTGAAGACCCAAATCGAGCCGAGAGAGATTTACCTCAAAGAGACGGAGAAAAAGATCCGGGAG ATGACGGCTGCGTTGAAGCAGTACAAGTTGCAGAACATCCAGCTACATGTGAGCAATGATGAACTCAAGCGGATACTGAAAGCCAAAGAAAAGGAATtgaacacagagaggcagaag GTCAAGAACGGCGAGACCCTGGGCTGCAGGATAAAGATGGACATCATTAACTGCATTAGGGTATTACAAGAACCAAAGAAGTTAAAGGAAACTGTCCGCAAGCTGTATGAACATCATGTTCAAGGGTCTGATGTG TGCCAGGAGGAGAAAGTCAGTGCAGACGTCCAGTCTGAGTTCCGCAGGCAGAGGGATTATCTCGAGAAGAAGGTGGCATCCCTGACCAGGAAGCTGGCTgaaaatgaacaaaagcacaaatcaCGCTATGACAAGCTCGCGGAG GAGAACTTCTTGCTGATCAGGGAGATCAATGAGCAGCGGTTGGCCCAGGATCACGTCAAGAAGCAAACGCGTGCCGTCCAGACTCAAGCCAGAGGGACCTTGTCCAagagctccacccaccacaaGA CAATGGCAGAGAGGGCAGTTACGCAGCTGACCTCGGAGGACAAGACCGAGCAGAAGATCCAGTTACGGCGACCCAAGATCGAGAGGCTGAAGCTTCGTGGCCAAGGCCTTTCTCCGCCCCTCCCGGCCCTGTCGCCTAGCACCAAACTGCCCGCCCTCAAACTGCCTGCCCTCAAGCCGTGA